A stretch of Paracoccus sp. MA DNA encodes these proteins:
- a CDS encoding monovalent cation/H+ antiporter subunit A, whose amino-acid sequence MSPALIAVLPFIGALLPGLLIRSGRDVAAVSCATATFLALLGLCLHIPAIMAGEVITARFAWLPSLGLNAHFRIDGLGLLFGILILGIGLLIIAYARYYLSRKDPAGVFYTYLMLFQGAMLGIVLSDNILLLLVFWELTSLSSFLLIGYWKHLPEGRQGARMALTVTGMGGLAMIAGMLILGNIAGSFDISDILQAREAIQASPLYLPALLLILLGAFTKSAQFPFHFWLPHAMAAPTPVSAYLHSATMVKAGLFLMARLWPVLSGTPEWFYIVATTGLATMVLAAWIAIFRDDLKSLLAFSTVSHLGLITMLLGFGTEAAAGAAVFHIINHATFKAALFMTAGIIDHEAGTRSIARLGGLRRLMPVTFVIGTVAALSMAGIPPLNGFLSKELMLEEATHAAWQGNPWLIAAMATLGALFSVCYSLRFVWQVFFGPARQDYPHRPHDPGFGLWSAPALLVVLVVLIGLFPAGMAGWLVDVSASAVTGTAQHPHLALWHGVTPALMLSITALIGGALLLALNRHLLAMRAAMAWPDAKAIFDAITRWTTGAAGVFTDRLTNGSMSRALAAFSLTVVLCGFWAFSTGGWQGATRPMLPVQPVPLVGWAALMVAICCMVAFHRQRILALVLVGIIGLMVSVSFIYFSAPDLALTQISVEVVTVVLLLLALNFLPKFTVIDSRDRKRGIDAFIATLTGLGFGALAYVIMRSDFAFSSISEYMLANSYRLGGGDNVVNVILVDFRGYDTFGEITVLGIAALTIFALTETLLAGASGRRLRNWIHDSRRAGDRHPLTLVVVTRLILPVSLVVGLYIFLRGHNMPGGGFIAGLVVAVALVSQYMASGFAWAQERQKINYHALIGAGVIAAGLTGIGAWFAGLPFLTSAYGYVKLPGLEEFELASAMGFDLGVFLCVVGAVMLALNSLSRIARQAGETVNLDPMDIDPSREARR is encoded by the coding sequence ATGTCGCCAGCACTGATCGCCGTGCTTCCGTTCATCGGGGCGCTGCTGCCCGGATTGCTGATCCGCTCGGGGCGGGATGTCGCTGCGGTCTCTTGCGCGACGGCGACCTTCCTCGCGCTGCTGGGACTTTGCCTGCATATCCCGGCGATCATGGCGGGCGAGGTAATCACGGCGCGTTTCGCCTGGCTGCCCTCGCTGGGGCTGAACGCGCATTTCCGCATCGACGGGCTGGGCCTGCTCTTCGGCATCCTGATCCTGGGCATCGGCCTGCTGATCATCGCCTATGCCCGCTATTACCTGTCGCGCAAGGATCCGGCGGGGGTGTTCTACACCTATCTGATGCTGTTCCAGGGCGCGATGCTGGGCATCGTGCTGTCCGACAACATCCTGCTGCTGCTGGTGTTCTGGGAGCTGACCTCGCTGTCCTCCTTCCTGCTGATCGGCTATTGGAAGCACCTGCCTGAGGGGCGGCAGGGCGCGCGCATGGCGTTGACCGTGACCGGCATGGGCGGGCTTGCGATGATCGCGGGCATGCTGATCCTGGGCAATATCGCCGGCAGCTTCGACATTTCGGATATCCTGCAGGCGCGCGAGGCGATCCAGGCCAGCCCGCTCTACCTGCCGGCGCTGCTGCTGATCCTGCTGGGCGCCTTCACCAAATCGGCGCAGTTCCCGTTCCATTTCTGGCTGCCGCATGCCATGGCGGCGCCGACGCCGGTTTCGGCCTATCTGCATTCGGCGACCATGGTGAAGGCCGGGCTGTTCCTGATGGCGCGGCTGTGGCCGGTGCTGTCGGGCACGCCGGAATGGTTCTATATCGTCGCCACCACCGGGCTTGCGACCATGGTGCTGGCGGCCTGGATCGCCATCTTCCGCGACGACCTGAAATCGCTCTTGGCCTTTTCCACCGTCTCGCATCTGGGCCTCATCACCATGCTTCTGGGCTTCGGCACCGAGGCGGCGGCGGGGGCGGCGGTATTCCACATCATCAACCACGCCACCTTCAAGGCGGCGCTGTTCATGACCGCCGGCATCATCGACCACGAGGCCGGCACGCGTTCCATCGCCCGTCTGGGCGGGTTGCGGCGGCTGATGCCGGTGACCTTCGTCATCGGCACCGTGGCGGCGCTGTCCATGGCCGGCATCCCGCCGCTGAACGGCTTCCTGTCGAAAGAGCTGATGCTGGAAGAGGCGACCCATGCCGCCTGGCAGGGCAATCCCTGGCTGATCGCGGCGATGGCGACGCTGGGGGCGCTGTTCTCGGTCTGCTATTCGCTGCGATTCGTCTGGCAGGTGTTCTTCGGCCCCGCGCGTCAGGACTACCCGCATCGCCCGCATGACCCGGGCTTCGGCCTGTGGTCCGCCCCTGCGCTGCTGGTGGTGCTGGTGGTGCTGATCGGGCTGTTTCCCGCCGGCATGGCCGGCTGGCTGGTCGATGTCTCGGCCAGCGCCGTCACCGGCACCGCCCAGCATCCGCATCTGGCGCTGTGGCATGGCGTGACCCCGGCGCTGATGCTGTCGATCACCGCGCTGATCGGCGGGGCGCTGCTGCTGGCGCTGAACCGCCACCTGCTGGCCATGCGGGCGGCGATGGCCTGGCCGGACGCCAAGGCGATCTTCGACGCCATCACCCGCTGGACGACCGGCGCGGCGGGCGTCTTCACCGACCGGCTGACCAACGGCTCGATGTCGCGCGCCCTTGCCGCCTTTTCGCTGACCGTGGTGCTTTGCGGCTTCTGGGCCTTCTCGACCGGCGGCTGGCAGGGCGCGACCCGGCCGATGCTGCCGGTCCAGCCGGTGCCGCTGGTCGGCTGGGCGGCGCTGATGGTGGCGATCTGCTGCATGGTGGCCTTTCACCGCCAGCGCATCCTGGCGCTGGTGCTGGTCGGCATCATCGGGCTGATGGTCTCGGTCAGCTTCATCTATTTTTCGGCCCCCGACCTGGCGCTGACGCAGATCTCGGTCGAGGTGGTCACGGTCGTCCTGCTGCTGCTGGCGCTGAACTTCCTGCCCAAGTTCACGGTGATCGACAGCCGCGACCGCAAGCGCGGCATCGACGCCTTCATCGCCACGCTGACCGGGCTGGGCTTCGGGGCGCTGGCCTATGTGATCATGCGCAGCGATTTCGCCTTTTCCTCGATCTCGGAATACATGCTGGCCAACAGCTACAGGCTGGGCGGCGGCGACAACGTGGTCAACGTGATCCTGGTGGACTTCCGCGGCTACGATACCTTCGGCGAGATCACGGTGCTGGGCATCGCCGCGCTGACCATCTTCGCCCTGACCGAGACGCTGCTGGCCGGCGCCAGCGGCCGGCGGCTGCGCAACTGGATCCATGACAGCCGCCGGGCCGGCGACCGGCATCCGCTGACGCTGGTGGTGGTGACGCGGCTGATCCTGCCGGTTTCGCTGGTGGTCGGGCTGTACATCTTCCTGCGCGGCCACAACATGCCGGGCGGCGGCTTCATCGCCGGGCTGGTGGTCGCGGTGGCGCTGGTGTCGCAATACATGGCCTCGGGCTTTGCCTGGGCGCAGGAGCGGCAAAAGATCAACTATCACGCGCTGATCGGCGCCGGCGTCATCGCCGCCGGGCTGACCGGAATCGGCGCCTGGTTCGCCGGCCTGCCCTTCCTGACCTCGGCCTATGGCTATGTGAAGCTGCCGGGGCTCGAAGAATTCGAGCTGGCCTCGGCCATGGGCTTCGATCTGGGCGTGTTCCTGTGCGTGGTCGGGGCGGTGATGCTGGCCCTGAACTCGCTGTCGCGGATCGCGCGGCAGGCGGGCGAGACGGTGAACCTGGACCCGATGGACATCGACCCCAGCAGGGAGGCGCGGCGCTGA
- a CDS encoding Na+/H+ antiporter subunit E codes for MIRRLLPHPWLSVTLVLVWMALVNRWAVGSLVFAAIIGVVVPLITAPYWPGANGYSKPQRIPAYLAMVIWDIAKANFTVARIVLFMPRRALQPAWIAVPLDLRRPEAITALAATITLTPGTVSCDLSEDGRALLVHAMHAPDPEAVLDEIKTRYEARLKEIFE; via the coding sequence ATGATCCGCCGCCTGCTCCCGCATCCCTGGCTGTCGGTCACGCTGGTCCTGGTCTGGATGGCCCTGGTCAACCGCTGGGCGGTCGGCTCGCTGGTCTTTGCCGCGATCATCGGCGTGGTGGTGCCGCTGATCACCGCGCCCTATTGGCCGGGCGCCAACGGCTACAGCAAGCCGCAGCGCATCCCGGCCTATCTGGCCATGGTGATCTGGGACATCGCCAAGGCGAATTTCACCGTGGCGCGCATCGTGCTGTTCATGCCGCGCCGGGCGCTTCAGCCCGCCTGGATCGCGGTGCCGCTGGACCTGCGCCGCCCCGAGGCGATCACCGCCCTGGCCGCGACCATCACCCTCACCCCCGGCACCGTCAGCTGTGACCTGTCCGAGGACGGGCGCGCCCTGCTGGTCCACGCCATGCACGCCCCCGACCCCGAGGCGGTGCTGGACGAGATCAAGACCCGCTACGAGGCCCGGCTGAAGGAGATCTTCGAATGA
- the ruvA gene encoding Holliday junction branch migration protein RuvA, with amino-acid sequence MIGRIAGVILHRAQDHVLIDVRGVGYIVHVSERTAANLPPAGQAVALYTELLVREDLLQLFGFPTLLEKEWHRLLTSVQGVGAKVALAILGTLGPDGLSRALALGDWSALRKAQGVGPKLAQRVTMELKDKAPAVMAMGGNLTVDPGPLPEPSAEVIEAPVARTATAAPSSAQATADALSALGNLGYAPSEAASAVAEAAAREPAAPTAALIRAALRLLAPKE; translated from the coding sequence ATGATCGGACGCATCGCCGGGGTGATCCTGCATCGGGCGCAGGACCATGTGCTGATCGACGTGCGCGGCGTGGGCTATATCGTCCATGTCAGCGAACGCACCGCCGCGAACCTGCCCCCCGCCGGGCAGGCGGTGGCGCTTTATACCGAATTGCTGGTGCGCGAGGACCTGCTGCAGCTGTTCGGCTTCCCCACGCTGCTGGAAAAGGAATGGCACCGGCTGCTGACCTCGGTGCAGGGGGTGGGGGCCAAGGTGGCGCTGGCGATCCTGGGCACGCTGGGACCGGACGGGCTGTCGCGCGCGCTGGCGCTCGGCGACTGGTCGGCGTTGCGCAAGGCCCAGGGCGTCGGCCCGAAACTGGCGCAGCGCGTGACCATGGAGCTGAAGGACAAGGCCCCCGCCGTCATGGCGATGGGCGGCAACCTGACCGTCGATCCCGGTCCCCTGCCCGAGCCCTCGGCCGAAGTGATCGAAGCGCCTGTCGCCCGGACAGCCACGGCAGCGCCATCCTCGGCCCAGGCGACGGCGGATGCGCTCTCGGCCTTGGGGAATCTGGGTTATGCTCCGTCCGAGGCCGCCTCGGCCGTGGCCGAGGCCGCGGCCCGGGAACCCGCCGCGCCGACTGCCGCGTTGATCCGCGCGGCCCTGCGGCTGCTGGCGCCCAAGGAGTAA
- the htpX gene encoding zinc metalloprotease HtpX, protein MTGNLRTFILMAALTALVMGMGYLLGGQGGAVIALVLAGAGNLFAWWNSDKMVLRQQGAHPVTRQQAPELVDMVAALAQRANLPMPKVYVLETEQPNAFATGRNPENAAVAVTQGIMRVLNRDELAGVIAHELAHIKHRDTLTMTVTATMAGAIAMLGNMLMFSSMFGGRDGNRGGGLAAILAMIFAPIAAGLVQMAISRTREYEADRMGAEICGRPMALAGALAKISRAAGQVVNIPAERNPASANLFIVNPLHALRMDRLFATHPPTEERIARLQAMASGTGAGPWGAR, encoded by the coding sequence ATGACCGGAAACCTGCGCACCTTCATCCTGATGGCCGCCCTGACCGCGCTGGTCATGGGCATGGGCTATCTGCTGGGCGGCCAGGGCGGCGCGGTGATCGCGCTGGTGCTGGCCGGGGCCGGCAACCTGTTCGCCTGGTGGAACAGCGACAAGATGGTGCTGCGCCAGCAGGGCGCGCATCCGGTCACCCGCCAGCAAGCCCCGGAACTGGTCGACATGGTCGCGGCGCTGGCGCAGCGGGCGAACCTGCCGATGCCCAAGGTCTATGTGCTGGAAACCGAACAGCCCAACGCCTTCGCCACCGGCCGCAACCCGGAAAACGCCGCCGTGGCGGTGACGCAGGGCATCATGCGGGTGCTGAACCGCGACGAACTGGCCGGGGTGATCGCGCATGAGCTGGCGCATATCAAGCATCGCGACACGCTGACCATGACCGTCACCGCGACCATGGCCGGCGCCATCGCCATGCTGGGCAACATGCTGATGTTTTCCAGCATGTTCGGCGGGCGCGACGGCAATCGCGGCGGCGGGCTGGCGGCGATCCTCGCCATGATCTTTGCGCCGATCGCGGCGGGGCTGGTGCAGATGGCGATCTCGCGCACCCGCGAATACGAGGCCGACCGGATGGGGGCCGAGATCTGCGGCAGGCCGATGGCGCTGGCAGGCGCGCTGGCCAAGATCTCGCGCGCGGCGGGCCAGGTGGTGAATATCCCGGCCGAAAGGAACCCCGCCTCGGCCAACCTGTTCATCGTGAACCCGCTGCACGCGTTGCGCATGGACCGGCTTTTCGCCACCCATCCGCCGACCGAGGAGCGCATCGCCCGGCTGCAGGCCATGGCCTCGGGCACGGGCGCCGGCCCCTGGGGCGCGCGATGA
- the ruvC gene encoding crossover junction endodeoxyribonuclease RuvC translates to MKIIGIDPGLRNMGWGVIAVEGPRLRHLGNGIVHSEAGELGPRLAALYRGLCAVIVRHAPDAAAVEQTFVNKDALGTLKLGQARGIALLAPAEAGLEIGEYAPNAVKKTVVGVGHAAKEQIQHMVRFMLPGVDFAGPDAADALAVAICHAHHLQGRALRIKASA, encoded by the coding sequence ATGAAGATCATCGGCATAGACCCCGGCCTGCGGAACATGGGCTGGGGCGTGATCGCGGTCGAGGGGCCGCGCCTGCGGCATCTGGGCAACGGCATCGTCCATTCCGAGGCGGGCGAGCTGGGTCCGCGCCTCGCCGCGCTCTATCGCGGGCTTTGCGCGGTGATCGTCCGGCATGCCCCGGATGCGGCCGCGGTCGAGCAGACCTTCGTGAACAAGGACGCGCTCGGCACGCTGAAGCTGGGCCAGGCGCGCGGCATCGCCCTGCTGGCCCCGGCCGAGGCGGGGCTGGAGATCGGCGAATACGCCCCGAACGCGGTCAAGAAGACCGTGGTCGGCGTCGGCCATGCCGCCAAGGAGCAGATCCAGCACATGGTCCGCTTCATGCTGCCCGGCGTCGACTTCGCCGGACCGGACGCGGCGGACGCGCTGGCCGTGGCAATTTGTCACGCCCATCACCTGCAGGGCCGCGCCCTGCGCATCAAGGCAAGCGCGTGA
- the ruvB gene encoding Holliday junction branch migration DNA helicase RuvB, which produces MSQPDPMLRPEPLESDGEDRALRPQRLEDFVGQAEARANLRVFIESARMRGKAMDHTLFHGPPGLGKTTLAQIMARELGVNFKMTSGPVLARAGDLAAILTNLEARDVLFIDEIHRMNPAVEEILYPAMEDFELDLVIGEGPAARTVRIELQPFTLVGATTRLGLLTTPLRDRFGIPTRLQFYTVEELDLIVTRGARLMGIPSEPEGTREIARRARGTPRIAGRLLRRVIDFALVEGDGRLTRKIADSALTRLGVDHLGLDSADRRYLTLMAEHYGGGPVGVETLSAALSESRDSIEEVIEPYLMQQGLVSRTPRGRMLARLGWRHLGLDAPRTQESLFDE; this is translated from the coding sequence ATGAGCCAGCCCGACCCCATGCTGCGCCCCGAACCGCTGGAAAGCGACGGCGAGGACCGCGCGCTGCGCCCGCAGCGGCTCGAGGATTTCGTCGGCCAGGCCGAGGCGCGGGCGAATCTGCGCGTCTTCATCGAAAGCGCCCGCATGCGCGGCAAGGCGATGGACCACACGCTGTTTCACGGCCCCCCCGGCCTCGGCAAGACCACGCTGGCGCAGATCATGGCGCGCGAGCTGGGGGTGAACTTCAAGATGACCTCGGGCCCGGTGCTGGCGCGGGCGGGCGACCTTGCCGCGATCCTGACCAACCTGGAAGCCCGCGACGTGCTCTTCATCGACGAGATCCACCGCATGAATCCGGCGGTCGAGGAGATCCTCTACCCGGCGATGGAGGATTTCGAGCTGGACCTGGTGATCGGCGAAGGCCCGGCGGCGCGCACGGTGCGGATCGAACTGCAACCCTTTACCCTGGTCGGCGCCACCACCCGGCTCGGCCTGCTGACCACGCCCCTGCGCGACCGTTTCGGCATTCCGACCCGGCTGCAATTCTACACCGTCGAGGAGCTCGATCTGATCGTGACCCGCGGCGCCCGGCTGATGGGCATCCCCTCGGAACCCGAGGGCACGCGCGAGATCGCCCGGCGCGCCCGCGGCACGCCGCGCATCGCCGGCCGCCTGCTGCGCCGGGTGATCGACTTCGCGCTGGTCGAGGGCGACGGCCGGCTGACCCGCAAGATCGCCGATTCGGCGCTGACCCGGCTCGGCGTCGATCACCTTGGGCTCGACAGCGCCGACCGCCGCTACCTGACGCTGATGGCCGAGCATTACGGCGGCGGCCCGGTCGGGGTGGAAACCCTTTCCGCCGCGCTGTCGGAAAGCCGCGATTCGATCGAGGAGGTGATCGAGCCCTATCTGATGCAGCAGGGCCTGGTCAGCCGCACGCCGCGCGGCCGCATGCTGGCCCGGCTGGGCTGGCGGCATCTGGGCCTCGACGCCCCGCGCACGCAGGAGAGCCTGTTCGATGAATGA
- a CDS encoding monovalent cation/H+ antiporter subunit D — translation MSHLIIAPVVLPAVIGPLIILWMRNDLLLQRVFSVAGTALLAAVALYLNLLAAGGEVQVYRLGNWAAPFGIVLMLDRLAALMLLLTAMLALAVQLYAMGSGWDRKGRHFHALWQFQLMGVCGAFLTGDAFNLFVFFEILLIASYGLMIHGGGEMRLRAGVQYIAYNLAGSTLFLAALGVLYSVTGTLNMADMALRVAAMPAEDTALLRAGAVLLMLVFAVKAALVPLHFWLPSTYANAPGPVAALFAIMTKVGVYGIIRFFTLVFPQDAVTQSVVADLLLPAALFTLAIGQIGILGTRHLGRLAAFAAIGSIGTLMIAVAQFTPQGTAAAVYYLIHSTLAAGALFLIVDMIGARRGDLWLRLDRVMPGNGLVAALYFTAAIAVVGMPPFSGFIGKLLVMQATGAAPAMVWIWATILITSLIAIYAMSRAGSIVFWKSFELGPAPVPAPTVAAGPKLEPDEPVQDLGDAPANWLAVASVALLLSGIVALTAFAGLAMRFAEATAAQLHDPDAYVSAVLEGQEGTK, via the coding sequence ATGAGCCATCTGATCATCGCCCCCGTCGTCCTGCCCGCCGTCATCGGGCCGCTCATCATCCTGTGGATGCGCAACGACCTGCTGTTGCAGCGGGTGTTCTCGGTCGCCGGGACCGCGCTTCTGGCCGCGGTGGCGCTTTACCTGAACCTGCTCGCCGCGGGCGGAGAGGTGCAGGTCTATCGCCTCGGCAACTGGGCCGCGCCCTTCGGCATCGTGCTGATGCTGGACCGGCTGGCGGCGCTGATGCTGCTTCTGACCGCGATGCTGGCGCTGGCGGTGCAGCTTTACGCCATGGGCTCGGGCTGGGACCGCAAGGGCCGGCATTTCCATGCGCTCTGGCAGTTCCAGCTGATGGGCGTCTGCGGCGCCTTCCTGACCGGCGACGCCTTCAACCTGTTCGTCTTCTTCGAGATCCTGCTGATCGCCAGCTACGGTCTGATGATCCACGGCGGGGGCGAGATGCGGCTGCGCGCCGGGGTGCAGTATATCGCCTACAACCTGGCCGGCTCGACCCTGTTCCTGGCGGCGCTGGGGGTGCTCTATTCCGTCACCGGCACGCTGAACATGGCCGACATGGCCCTGCGCGTGGCGGCGATGCCGGCCGAGGATACGGCGCTGCTGCGCGCCGGCGCGGTGCTGTTGATGCTGGTCTTTGCCGTCAAGGCGGCGCTGGTGCCGCTGCATTTCTGGCTGCCCTCGACCTATGCCAATGCGCCGGGGCCGGTGGCGGCGCTGTTCGCCATCATGACCAAGGTCGGGGTCTATGGCATCATCCGCTTCTTCACCCTGGTCTTTCCGCAGGACGCCGTGACCCAAAGCGTGGTGGCCGACCTGCTGCTGCCGGCGGCGCTGTTCACGCTGGCCATCGGCCAGATCGGCATCCTGGGCACCCGCCATCTGGGCCGGCTGGCCGCTTTCGCCGCCATCGGCTCGATCGGGACGCTGATGATCGCGGTGGCGCAGTTCACCCCGCAGGGCACCGCGGCGGCGGTCTATTACCTGATCCACTCGACGCTGGCGGCGGGGGCGCTGTTCCTGATCGTGGACATGATCGGCGCGCGCCGGGGCGATCTGTGGCTGCGGCTGGACCGGGTGATGCCGGGCAACGGGCTGGTCGCGGCGCTGTATTTCACCGCGGCCATCGCCGTGGTCGGCATGCCGCCGTTTTCCGGCTTCATCGGCAAGCTCTTGGTGATGCAGGCCACCGGCGCGGCCCCGGCGATGGTCTGGATCTGGGCGACGATTCTGATCACCTCGCTGATCGCGATCTATGCCATGTCGCGCGCCGGCTCGATCGTCTTCTGGAAGAGCTTCGAGCTCGGCCCGGCGCCGGTGCCGGCGCCGACGGTCGCGGCCGGCCCCAAGCTGGAGCCGGACGAGCCGGTCCAGGACCTCGGCGATGCGCCGGCGAACTGGCTGGCGGTGGCCTCAGTGGCGCTGCTTCTGTCGGGCATCGTGGCCCTGACCGCCTTTGCCGGCCTGGCCATGCGCTTTGCCGAGGCGACCGCCGCGCAGCTGCATGATCCCGACGCCTATGTCTCGGCGGTGCTGGAAGGGCAGGAGGGCACGAAATGA
- the dapA gene encoding 4-hydroxy-tetrahydrodipicolinate synthase, with product MFKGSLPALVTPFTPDGELDLPALEKLVDWHVAQGSHGLVPVGTTGESPTLSHEEHRKVIEEVVRMAAGRIPVVAGAGSNSTREGIGLVQHAQAAGADAALVVTPYYNKPTQAGLIAHYTALHDASDLPIIIYNIPGRSVIDMLPETMGELAKLPRIIGVKDATGKLERVSQQRAACGKDFVQLSGEDATALGFNAHGGVGCISVTANVAPKLCAQFQEATLAGDYAKALDYQDRLMPLHEAIFLEPGVAGAKYAMSRLGLCSDAVRLPLVGLTEATKARIDAALAHAGLI from the coding sequence ATGTTCAAAGGCTCGCTGCCCGCGCTGGTCACGCCCTTCACCCCGGACGGGGAGCTGGATCTCCCCGCGCTGGAAAAGCTCGTCGACTGGCATGTCGCACAGGGCAGCCACGGGCTGGTGCCCGTCGGCACCACCGGCGAAAGCCCGACGCTGAGCCATGAGGAACACCGCAAGGTCATCGAAGAGGTGGTGCGCATGGCCGCCGGCCGCATCCCGGTCGTCGCCGGCGCCGGCTCGAACTCGACGCGCGAGGGGATCGGGCTGGTGCAGCACGCGCAGGCCGCCGGCGCCGATGCGGCGCTGGTGGTGACGCCCTATTACAACAAGCCGACCCAGGCCGGGCTGATCGCGCATTACACCGCGCTGCACGACGCCAGCGACCTGCCGATCATCATCTACAACATCCCCGGCCGCTCGGTCATCGACATGCTGCCCGAGACCATGGGCGAACTGGCGAAGCTGCCGCGCATCATCGGCGTCAAGGACGCCACCGGCAAGCTTGAGCGGGTCAGCCAGCAGCGCGCCGCCTGCGGCAAGGATTTCGTGCAGCTTTCGGGCGAGGACGCCACCGCGCTCGGCTTCAACGCCCATGGCGGGGTGGGCTGCATCTCGGTCACGGCGAATGTGGCGCCGAAGCTCTGCGCCCAGTTCCAGGAGGCGACGCTCGCCGGCGACTACGCCAAGGCGCTGGACTACCAGGACAGGCTGATGCCGCTGCACGAGGCGATCTTCCTTGAGCCGGGCGTCGCCGGGGCGAAATATGCCATGTCGCGGCTGGGTCTTTGCAGCGACGCCGTGCGCCTGCCGCTGGTCGGGCTGACCGAGGCCACCAAGGCGCGGATCGACGCGGCCTTGGCCCATGCCGGGCTGATCTGA
- a CDS encoding K+/H+ antiporter subunit F gives MIAYALLFAYGCFGLALLFCLYRVVFAPGLSDRVLALDTMAINMIALLTLFGIDKGTGMYFEASLLFAMVGFISTVAYAKFVLRGDIIE, from the coding sequence ATGATCGCTTACGCGCTTCTCTTCGCCTATGGCTGCTTCGGGCTGGCGCTGCTGTTCTGCCTTTATCGCGTGGTCTTCGCACCGGGCCTGTCGGACCGGGTGCTGGCGCTGGACACCATGGCGATCAACATGATCGCGCTTCTGACGCTGTTCGGCATCGACAAGGGCACGGGGATGTATTTCGAGGCCTCGCTGCTTTTCGCCATGGTCGGCTTCATCTCGACCGTGGCCTATGCGAAATTCGTCCTGCGCGGCGACATCATCGAATAG
- a CDS encoding Na+/H+ antiporter subunit G, giving the protein MIAEIVVSVLLVVGGFFGLVGSYGLVKLPDPMTRLHAPTKSATLGVGAVLIASLIWFPARHGALTWHELLITLFLFLTAPVTGYFIAKAHMHLGWSRDELPRPAPGKDWATFADPDKASLVDRRPGD; this is encoded by the coding sequence ATGATCGCGGAAATCGTCGTCTCGGTTCTGCTGGTGGTGGGCGGGTTCTTCGGGCTCGTCGGCTCCTACGGGCTGGTCAAGCTGCCAGACCCGATGACGCGCCTGCACGCGCCGACGAAATCGGCGACGCTGGGGGTGGGGGCGGTGCTGATCGCCTCGCTGATCTGGTTCCCGGCACGGCACGGGGCGCTGACCTGGCACGAGCTGCTGATCACGCTGTTCCTGTTCCTGACTGCCCCGGTCACCGGCTATTTCATCGCCAAGGCCCATATGCATCTGGGCTGGAGCCGCGACGAATTGCCCCGTCCGGCGCCCGGCAAGGACTGGGCCACCTTCGCCGATCCGGACAAGGCCAGCCTTGTCGATCGCCGTCCCGGGGATTAG
- a CDS encoding PaaI family thioesterase: protein MNDLESRIRTSFDRQSMMRTLGARLAAIEPGRIAITAPILPTSLQQHGAGHAGLAFSIGDSAAGYAALTLMPEDAEVMTVEMKINLMSPATGDQLLAEGRVIRPGRRIMVVAADVWAESAGSRKHVAMLQGTMIPV, encoded by the coding sequence ATGAATGACCTGGAAAGTCGCATCCGCACCAGCTTCGACCGCCAGAGCATGATGCGCACGCTGGGCGCGCGGCTTGCCGCCATCGAGCCCGGGCGCATCGCCATCACCGCGCCGATCCTGCCGACATCGCTGCAGCAGCATGGCGCGGGCCATGCCGGGCTGGCCTTCAGCATCGGCGATTCAGCCGCGGGCTATGCCGCGCTGACCTTGATGCCCGAAGACGCCGAGGTGATGACGGTCGAGATGAAGATCAACCTGATGTCGCCTGCCACCGGCGACCAGCTTTTGGCCGAGGGCCGGGTGATCCGCCCCGGCCGCCGCATCATGGTGGTCGCCGCCGATGTCTGGGCGGAAAGCGCCGGCTCGCGCAAGCATGTCGCCATGCTTCAAGGCACGATGATCCCGGTCTGA
- a CDS encoding Na+/H+ antiporter subunit C codes for MELLLSSAIGMLTAAGVYLILRLRTFAVVLGMTMLSYAINLFLFSTGRLVVNAPPILQKGVEVYTDPLPQALVLTAIVISFGMTAVVVMMALGAFLEGGDDRVDMPRADRLPRDDQA; via the coding sequence ATGGAACTTCTGCTGTCGAGCGCGATCGGCATGCTGACCGCCGCCGGGGTCTATCTGATCCTGCGGCTGCGGACATTCGCCGTGGTGCTGGGCATGACCATGCTCAGCTATGCCATCAACCTGTTCCTGTTCTCGACCGGGCGGCTGGTGGTGAACGCGCCGCCGATCCTGCAAAAGGGGGTGGAGGTCTATACCGACCCGCTGCCGCAGGCACTGGTGCTGACCGCCATCGTCATCAGCTTCGGCATGACCGCGGTGGTGGTGATGATGGCGCTGGGGGCCTTCCTGGAAGGCGGCGACGACCGGGTGGACATGCCGCGCGCCGACCGCCTGCCGAGGGATGACCAGGCATGA